Proteins from a single region of Streptomyces sp. HUAS 15-9:
- a CDS encoding cytochrome P450, with the protein MSEPTADAPAVPKARSCPFLPPDGLADIRAAAPVTRATFTSGHEAWLATGYEEVRALLRDPSFSVQVPYALHTQDGVVTQKPGRGSLLWQDEPEHTSDRKLLAKEFTVRRMQALRPNIQRIVDEHLDAIEARGGPVDLVKTFANPVPSMVISDLFGVPVERRAEFQDIAEAMMRVDQDAAATEAAGMRLGGLLYQLVQERRADPGDDLISALITTEDPDGVVDDMFLMNAAGTLLIAAHDTTACMIGLGAVLLLDRPDQLALLREDPSLIGNAVEELLRYLTIGQFGGERVATRDVELGGVRITEGEQVVAHVLAADFDPAFVEEPERFDITRRPAPHLAFGFGAHQCIGQQLARIELQIVFETLFRRFPTLRLAKPVEELRFRTDMVFYGVHELPVTW; encoded by the coding sequence ATGTCCGAGCCCACCGCCGACGCGCCCGCCGTCCCCAAGGCCCGCAGCTGCCCGTTCCTCCCGCCGGACGGCCTCGCCGACATCCGGGCGGCCGCCCCGGTGACCCGCGCCACCTTCACCAGCGGCCACGAGGCATGGCTGGCGACCGGCTACGAGGAGGTGCGCGCCCTGCTGCGCGACCCCTCGTTCAGCGTCCAGGTGCCCTATGCCCTGCACACCCAGGACGGCGTCGTCACCCAGAAGCCCGGCCGCGGCAGCCTGCTGTGGCAGGACGAGCCGGAGCACACCTCGGACCGCAAGCTGCTCGCCAAGGAGTTCACCGTCCGGCGCATGCAGGCGCTCAGGCCGAACATCCAGCGCATCGTCGACGAGCACCTCGATGCCATCGAGGCGCGGGGCGGCCCGGTCGACCTGGTGAAGACCTTCGCCAACCCGGTGCCGTCCATGGTCATTTCCGACCTGTTCGGCGTCCCGGTCGAGCGCCGCGCGGAGTTCCAGGACATTGCCGAGGCGATGATGCGGGTCGACCAGGACGCCGCCGCCACCGAGGCCGCCGGCATGCGCCTGGGCGGGCTGCTCTACCAGCTCGTCCAGGAGCGCCGGGCCGATCCCGGCGACGACCTGATCTCGGCGCTGATCACCACCGAGGACCCCGATGGCGTGGTCGACGACATGTTCCTCATGAACGCGGCCGGCACCCTGCTGATCGCGGCCCACGACACCACCGCCTGCATGATCGGCCTCGGCGCGGTGCTGCTCCTCGACCGCCCCGACCAGCTGGCCCTGCTTCGCGAGGACCCGTCGTTGATCGGCAATGCGGTCGAGGAGCTGCTGCGCTACCTGACCATCGGCCAGTTCGGCGGCGAGCGCGTCGCCACCCGGGACGTGGAGCTCGGTGGCGTGCGCATCACCGAGGGCGAGCAGGTCGTCGCGCATGTCCTCGCCGCCGACTTCGACCCCGCCTTCGTGGAGGAGCCCGAGCGCTTCGACATCACGCGCCGCCCCGCCCCGCATCTGGCCTTCGGTTTCGGCGCACACCAGTGCATCGGCCAGCAACTCGCCCGGATCGAGCTGCAGATCGTCTTCGAGACCCTGTTCCGTCGCTTTCCGACCCTGCGCCTGGCCAAGCCCGTCGAGGAGCTCCGCTTCCGCACCGACATGGTCTTCTACGGCGTGCACGAGCTGCCCGTCACCTGGTGA
- a CDS encoding ferredoxin, which translates to MRITIDRDRCIGSGQCVMTAPGVFTQDDDAVVALVPGHEDGAGDPRVHDVPMACPVQAIAIHED; encoded by the coding sequence GTGCGCATCACCATCGACCGTGACCGGTGCATCGGCTCCGGCCAGTGCGTCATGACCGCACCCGGCGTCTTCACGCAGGACGACGACGCGGTGGTCGCCCTGGTCCCGGGACATGAGGACGGGGCGGGGGACCCCCGTGTGCACGACGTCCCCATGGCCTGTCCGGTACAGGCGATCGCGATCCACGAGGACTGA
- a CDS encoding thioesterase II family protein — MNSPLTEDNGAWIRRFHPRPDSRVRLVCLPHAGGSASFYFPVSRSMPDSVDVLCVQYPGRQDRRTEPLLDSVPALADKVYEALQPWTDRPIALFGHSMGASLAYEVARRLEQERGIMPATLIASGRRAPSTHRAETVHLRDDDGLVAEMRGLSGTNPQLLGDEEVLRMILPAVRADYRAAETYTWQPGPPLRCPVTCLVGDDDPKVSVEEAAAWSEHTDGPFTLKVFPGGHFFLAQHQKEIVRLMATQLDAPDSP; from the coding sequence GTGAACTCCCCGCTCACCGAGGACAACGGCGCCTGGATCCGCAGGTTCCACCCGCGCCCCGACAGCCGCGTCCGGCTGGTCTGCCTGCCCCACGCGGGCGGCTCCGCCAGCTTCTACTTCCCCGTGTCCCGGTCCATGCCCGACAGCGTCGATGTGCTGTGCGTGCAGTACCCCGGCCGCCAGGACCGCCGTACCGAACCGCTCCTGGACTCCGTACCGGCACTTGCAGACAAGGTCTACGAGGCCCTCCAGCCCTGGACCGACAGGCCCATCGCCCTGTTCGGGCACAGCATGGGCGCCTCCCTCGCCTACGAGGTCGCCCGACGGCTGGAGCAGGAGCGGGGCATCATGCCCGCCACGCTCATCGCCTCCGGCCGCCGCGCCCCGTCCACGCACCGCGCCGAGACCGTCCACCTGCGCGACGACGACGGCCTCGTCGCCGAGATGCGCGGCCTCAGCGGCACCAACCCCCAACTCCTGGGCGACGAGGAAGTCCTGCGCATGATCCTCCCGGCCGTCCGGGCGGACTACCGCGCGGCCGAAACCTACACCTGGCAACCCGGCCCACCCCTGCGCTGCCCCGTGACCTGCCTCGTCGGCGACGACGACCCGAAGGTGAGCGTGGAGGAGGCTGCCGCCTGGTCCGAGCACACCGACGGTCCGTTCACGTTGAAGGTCTTTCCCGGCGGCCACTTCTTCCTGGCCCAGCACCAGAAGGAAATCGTCCGCCTCATGGCCACCCAACTGGATGCGCCAGACAGCCCATGA
- a CDS encoding LuxR C-terminal-related transcriptional regulator produces the protein MASLDKTLTIQQANQEFFRQFNGSSEDICGRNFRDVVHPSVQQPLVRQFSNLLEGKHQRFVTPVIAVGPGEESAFTVPLTAVAVRGGLPDTTAILVMMPTAGDAEQTRVVTKRRKILSAMDARILEGIAAGVSTVPLAASLYLSRQGVEYHVTCLLRKLKVPNRAALVSRAYSMGVLKVGTWPPEVVDDFVK, from the coding sequence ATGGCGAGCCTCGATAAAACTCTGACCATCCAGCAGGCGAACCAGGAGTTCTTCCGGCAGTTCAACGGCTCGTCCGAAGACATATGTGGCCGCAATTTCCGTGACGTGGTGCACCCGAGCGTGCAGCAGCCGTTGGTGCGTCAATTCTCCAATTTACTTGAAGGGAAGCACCAGCGATTCGTCACGCCCGTCATTGCCGTGGGGCCCGGTGAGGAGTCCGCCTTCACCGTTCCCCTCACGGCGGTCGCGGTGCGCGGTGGCCTGCCCGACACGACCGCGATCCTGGTCATGATGCCCACGGCCGGTGACGCCGAGCAGACACGTGTGGTGACCAAGCGCAGGAAGATTCTCTCCGCGATGGACGCGCGCATCCTCGAAGGCATCGCCGCCGGCGTCTCCACCGTCCCCTTGGCAGCGAGCCTCTACCTCAGCAGGCAGGGCGTCGAGTACCACGTGACCTGCCTGCTGCGGAAGCTGAAGGTGCCCAACCGCGCCGCGCTGGTCTCCCGCGCCTACTCGATGGGCGTGCTCAAGGTCGGCACCTGGCCGCCCGAGGTCGTGGACGACTTCGTGAAGTGA
- a CDS encoding BTAD domain-containing putative transcriptional regulator: MSARHNGHDLPLGPPRRRTLLALLLIRLGRVVPTELLIEELWGDAAPRHAVATLQSHVSHLRRALQTKTGTGQLSVLRHRTPGYVLDLDPEQVDACRFEHLVTGGRRLLEQRDPSTAQSRLTEALGLWRGSPYTEFDSHPPLSDERTRLEQIRLTAVEAYAEARLTLGAAEEVAADLDGEARRHPTRERLVGHLMTALSRLGRQAEALELYERTRSHLIEEFGVETAAELRRVRNAILRQEPGASAPSKELSPAPHESTGTSHVPLEGNEIGDDGVQNSEGFEGSWDGRAAVTPRGQGRAVATDDADGTDDSGPAVEREGTTGTGARPQARTDVPPGARAAAAGTQAATAQWRPVPGPEHEPAAASEAGASPESESGWTAAPSPFTGRSQELDRLTTAAASAVVGHGHVAGVLGPPGVGKTRLLLELAARLESMDAHEKGFGLEVVWSHCFPGEGVPAYWLWTQILRRLSATRPEAFREATEPYGALLAPLMPERSAARTGGPKWASDWSQARFLAHDAVCEVLLALAGKQALVLLLEDLQWADTASLDLLRLLSTRCQGHPLGIVLTAREFEAESDATLRRMVSDVLRGPRTETLRLRGLSPQAVGALVEAHAGPGVDPKVVEVLHRRSEGNPYFVMQLLSLVGDARKLHRPDAVDALLAHIPTGVREALHQRFAALSEPVLRVLRLCAVIGAEVDTDLLQRTATRDEPVVAGLESAIHAGLLEEDPHHPGRLHFAHALVQETLVAELPREDRHRLHARVADALCARRRGQVGNEEIERVAHHSWHAKSALSPAEVLPRLLLAAEHAEECMAYEQVEIWLRRAVHLVGFLPPDDSATVSLEQKLHIQLGQVLATTRGYGHPEAETALTRGRALSTATHAPEDPSVLWALCTAHLVTGRYDASRQFSGLLREISRQTREPVAALGAAYGEGIVLHVRGMLPQALAELERGVGMADRFADEGHALARTFQHDPRVSCRSYDTFTHWLLGHQQAADARRRELLSLTGYESRPSDRSFALYVDGVVAAWEGDARTALASSDEGVRVAGEHGLLYWKAMLGVVKGWGLAHAGEHDAGLALMYGSLAELGQSRTYLRHPLHLGLLGQAQHHTGRIEEARTTFRMLLAAVEQRRERVYLHPALPATPLLHELLGHGTDDELTGRGPGRDGPD, encoded by the coding sequence ATGTCGGCGCGGCACAACGGGCACGACCTGCCACTCGGCCCGCCCCGGCGGCGAACACTGCTCGCTTTGCTGCTCATCCGCCTCGGCCGCGTGGTGCCCACCGAACTGCTCATCGAGGAACTGTGGGGTGACGCAGCGCCCCGTCACGCCGTCGCCACGCTCCAGAGCCATGTCTCTCATCTGCGCCGGGCCCTGCAGACAAAGACAGGAACCGGCCAACTTTCGGTCCTGCGCCATCGGACGCCCGGTTACGTCCTCGATCTCGACCCCGAACAGGTCGATGCCTGCCGCTTCGAGCATCTGGTCACCGGCGGGCGGCGGCTGCTGGAACAGCGCGATCCGAGCACCGCGCAGTCCCGGCTCACCGAGGCCCTGGGACTGTGGCGCGGATCGCCGTACACGGAGTTCGACAGCCATCCGCCGCTCAGCGACGAGCGCACCAGACTCGAACAGATCCGGCTCACCGCCGTGGAGGCCTACGCGGAGGCGCGGCTGACTCTCGGCGCGGCCGAAGAGGTCGCCGCCGATCTGGACGGGGAGGCCCGCCGTCATCCCACGCGCGAGCGGCTGGTCGGCCACCTCATGACGGCACTGTCCCGGCTCGGACGGCAGGCCGAGGCGCTCGAGCTGTACGAGCGGACACGTAGTCATCTGATCGAGGAGTTCGGCGTGGAGACCGCAGCCGAACTACGCCGGGTCAGAAACGCGATCCTGCGCCAGGAGCCGGGCGCGAGCGCCCCCTCGAAGGAGCTGTCTCCCGCACCGCACGAGTCCACCGGAACGTCACATGTCCCGCTCGAGGGGAACGAGATCGGTGACGACGGAGTACAGAACTCCGAGGGCTTCGAGGGCTCCTGGGACGGTAGGGCGGCCGTCACGCCCCGGGGACAGGGCCGGGCCGTGGCGACCGACGACGCCGACGGGACGGACGACTCCGGCCCGGCCGTCGAACGCGAGGGGACCACGGGGACCGGCGCGCGACCGCAGGCGCGAACCGATGTGCCGCCGGGTGCGCGGGCGGCTGCCGCCGGCACGCAAGCCGCGACTGCCCAGTGGCGGCCCGTACCCGGGCCGGAGCACGAGCCGGCAGCCGCCTCGGAAGCCGGCGCATCCCCGGAGTCCGAGTCGGGGTGGACGGCTGCCCCTTCACCGTTCACCGGCCGCAGCCAGGAGCTCGACCGTCTGACGACCGCCGCCGCGAGCGCGGTCGTGGGCCACGGCCATGTGGCCGGCGTCCTCGGCCCCCCAGGAGTCGGAAAGACCCGTCTGCTGCTGGAACTCGCGGCACGTCTGGAGAGCATGGACGCGCACGAGAAGGGCTTCGGGTTGGAGGTGGTCTGGAGCCACTGCTTCCCCGGCGAAGGCGTCCCCGCCTACTGGCTGTGGACCCAGATCCTGCGGCGGCTGTCCGCCACCCGGCCGGAGGCCTTCCGTGAGGCGACCGAACCGTACGGCGCCCTGCTCGCCCCACTGATGCCCGAGCGGTCGGCGGCCCGGACCGGAGGTCCCAAATGGGCCTCCGACTGGAGCCAGGCCCGCTTCCTCGCCCACGACGCCGTCTGTGAGGTGCTACTCGCCCTCGCCGGGAAACAGGCGCTCGTACTGCTCCTCGAAGATCTGCAATGGGCGGACACCGCCTCCCTCGACCTGCTCAGGCTACTGAGCACCCGCTGCCAGGGTCATCCGCTCGGCATCGTGCTCACGGCCCGGGAGTTCGAGGCCGAGTCGGACGCAACGCTGCGCCGGATGGTCTCCGACGTGCTGCGCGGCCCCAGGACCGAGACACTGCGGCTCCGCGGGCTCTCCCCGCAGGCCGTCGGCGCTCTCGTCGAGGCACATGCGGGGCCCGGAGTGGACCCGAAGGTCGTCGAGGTGCTGCACCGGCGCAGCGAGGGCAACCCGTACTTCGTGATGCAGCTCCTCTCCCTCGTGGGCGATGCGCGTAAGCTCCATCGCCCGGATGCGGTCGACGCGCTCCTGGCTCACATTCCCACCGGCGTACGCGAGGCGCTGCACCAGCGGTTCGCCGCGCTGTCCGAGCCGGTCCTGCGGGTGCTTCGGCTGTGCGCCGTCATCGGCGCCGAGGTGGACACCGACCTGTTGCAGCGGACGGCCACGCGCGACGAACCGGTCGTCGCGGGTCTTGAGTCGGCCATCCATGCCGGCCTGCTCGAGGAGGACCCCCACCATCCGGGACGGCTGCACTTCGCCCACGCCCTGGTCCAGGAGACGCTCGTCGCCGAGCTCCCCCGTGAGGACCGCCACCGCCTGCACGCCAGAGTCGCCGACGCGCTGTGCGCGCGCAGGCGCGGGCAGGTGGGGAACGAGGAGATCGAGCGGGTGGCACATCACAGCTGGCACGCCAAGAGTGCGCTGTCCCCCGCCGAGGTGCTGCCTCGGCTGCTGCTCGCCGCGGAACACGCCGAGGAGTGCATGGCGTACGAGCAGGTGGAGATCTGGCTGCGCCGCGCGGTGCACCTGGTCGGCTTCCTGCCTCCGGACGATTCCGCCACGGTGAGTCTGGAACAGAAGCTGCACATCCAACTCGGCCAGGTGCTCGCCACCACGCGCGGCTACGGCCACCCCGAGGCCGAGACGGCACTGACGCGCGGTCGGGCCCTCAGCACGGCCACTCATGCCCCCGAGGACCCGTCGGTGCTCTGGGCGCTGTGCACGGCACACCTGGTCACCGGCCGCTACGACGCCTCGCGGCAGTTCTCCGGCCTGCTGCGGGAGATCTCGCGGCAGACCCGGGAGCCCGTGGCGGCGCTCGGTGCGGCGTACGGCGAAGGCATCGTGCTGCATGTGCGCGGAATGCTCCCGCAGGCGCTCGCCGAGCTGGAGCGCGGCGTCGGCATGGCGGACCGTTTCGCCGACGAGGGTCACGCGCTGGCGCGTACCTTCCAGCACGACCCACGCGTCTCCTGCCGCTCCTACGACACCTTCACCCACTGGCTCCTTGGACACCAGCAGGCCGCCGACGCGCGCCGGCGTGAGCTGTTGAGCCTCACCGGGTACGAGAGCAGGCCGTCCGACCGCTCGTTCGCGCTGTACGTGGACGGGGTCGTGGCGGCGTGGGAGGGTGACGCCCGTACCGCACTGGCCTCGAGCGACGAGGGCGTCCGGGTCGCGGGCGAACACGGACTTCTCTACTGGAAGGCCATGCTGGGCGTCGTCAAAGGGTGGGGCCTGGCGCACGCGGGAGAGCACGACGCCGGCCTCGCCCTCATGTACGGCTCGCTGGCCGAACTGGGCCAGTCCAGAACGTACTTGCGCCACCCGCTCCACCTGGGCCTGTTGGGCCAGGCGCAGCATCACACCGGGCGGATCGAGGAGGCGAGGACGACCTTCCGGATGCTGCTGGCCGCCGTCGAACAACGCCGCGAGCGCGTGTACCTCCACCCGGCACTCCCCGCGACCCCGCTGCTCCACGAACTGCTGGGCCACGGTACCGACGACGAACTCACGGGCCGGGGGCCGGGAAGGGACGGGCCCGACTGA
- a CDS encoding GMC oxidoreductase codes for MLGVAALGAAALAGQTTITAAPRAAAATATSGSGGTFVPAVVVGTGYGAAVSALRLGEAGVPTLMLEMGQLWNQPGPDGNVFCGMLKPDKRSSWFKSRTEAPLGSFLWLDLTNRDIEPYAGVLDRVNFDQMSVYVGRGVGGGSLVNGGMAVTPRRSYFEEVLPQVDADEMYAKYFPRANSTLRVNNIDKSWFEQSEWYTFARVSRQQASNAGLSTTFVPNVYDWDHMRREADGAVPKSALAGEVIYGNNHGKVSLDKSYLAAALGTGKVTVETLHQVKTIRQQNDGTYLLTVEQRDTDGKLLATKEVSCRHLFLGAGSLGSTELLLRARETGTLPNLSSELGGGWGPNGNIMTARANHMWNPTGTKQSSIPALGIDDWDNPDAPVFAEIAPLPAGVETWVSLYLAITKNPERGTFVYDSAKDRADLRWTRDQNAPAVAAAKSLFDRINKVNATIYRYDLFGKQIKAFADDFCYHPLGGCVLGKATDNYGRVAGYKNLYVTDGSLIPGSIGVNPFVTITALAERNVERIIKEDVADS; via the coding sequence ATGCTCGGCGTGGCGGCCTTGGGTGCCGCCGCACTCGCGGGGCAGACCACGATCACCGCCGCCCCCCGGGCGGCCGCTGCCACCGCGACCAGCGGTTCCGGCGGCACGTTCGTCCCCGCCGTCGTGGTCGGCACCGGTTACGGCGCGGCCGTCTCCGCCCTGCGTCTCGGCGAGGCAGGGGTCCCCACCCTGATGCTGGAGATGGGGCAACTGTGGAACCAGCCCGGTCCGGACGGCAACGTGTTCTGCGGGATGCTCAAGCCCGACAAGCGCTCCAGCTGGTTCAAGTCCCGCACCGAGGCCCCGCTCGGCTCCTTCCTGTGGCTCGACCTCACCAACCGGGACATCGAGCCCTACGCGGGTGTACTGGACCGGGTCAACTTCGACCAGATGTCCGTGTACGTGGGACGCGGTGTCGGCGGCGGTTCGCTCGTCAACGGCGGCATGGCGGTCACGCCCCGGCGCTCGTACTTCGAGGAGGTGCTGCCCCAGGTCGACGCCGACGAGATGTACGCCAAGTACTTCCCGCGCGCCAACTCCACCCTCCGGGTCAACAACATCGACAAGAGCTGGTTCGAACAGAGCGAGTGGTACACGTTCGCGCGTGTCTCGCGCCAGCAGGCCTCGAATGCGGGGCTGAGCACCACCTTCGTACCCAACGTGTACGACTGGGACCACATGCGCCGTGAGGCGGACGGCGCGGTGCCCAAGTCCGCGCTGGCCGGCGAGGTCATCTACGGCAACAACCACGGCAAGGTCTCACTCGACAAGAGCTACCTGGCGGCCGCCCTGGGCACCGGCAAGGTCACCGTCGAGACCCTGCACCAGGTCAAGACGATCCGTCAGCAGAACGACGGCACGTACCTGCTGACCGTCGAGCAGCGGGACACCGACGGCAAACTGCTCGCGACCAAGGAGGTCTCCTGCCGCCACCTCTTCCTCGGCGCCGGCAGCCTCGGTTCGACCGAACTGCTGCTGCGTGCCCGGGAGACCGGAACTCTCCCGAACCTCAGCTCCGAGCTCGGCGGAGGCTGGGGACCCAACGGCAACATCATGACTGCCCGCGCCAACCACATGTGGAACCCCACGGGCACCAAGCAGTCGTCGATCCCCGCCCTCGGCATCGACGACTGGGACAACCCGGACGCCCCCGTCTTCGCCGAGATCGCCCCCCTGCCGGCGGGTGTCGAGACGTGGGTCAGCCTCTACCTGGCCATCACCAAGAATCCGGAGCGGGGCACCTTCGTCTACGACTCCGCCAAGGACCGGGCGGACCTGCGCTGGACCCGCGACCAGAACGCGCCCGCGGTCGCAGCCGCCAAGTCGCTGTTCGACCGCATCAACAAGGTCAACGCCACCATCTACCGATACGACCTCTTCGGCAAGCAGATCAAGGCCTTCGCCGACGACTTCTGCTACCACCCGCTCGGCGGCTGCGTCCTCGGCAAGGCCACCGACAACTACGGCCGCGTCGCCGGATACAAGAACCTCTACGTGACCGACGGCTCACTCATCCCCGGCAGCATCGGCGTCAACCCGTTCGTCACCATCACGGCGCTGGCGGAGCGGAACGTCGAGCGCATCATCAAGGAGGACGTCGCCGATTCCTGA
- a CDS encoding cytochrome P450 encodes MTETEIRFTGASAPSFPQDRTCPYQPPKEYAQWRGESPLTRVTLFDGRPAWLITGHAEGRALLVDPRLSSDWGHPDFPVVVQRTEDRGGLAFPLIGVDDPLHARQRRMLIPSFGVKRMNAIRPRLQSLVDRLLDDMLAKGPGADLVSAYALPVPSMAICELLGVPYGDHDFFEECSRDFVGAATSADADAAFGKLYTYLHGLVQKKQAEPEDGLLDELIARQLEEGELDHNEVVMIAFVLLVAGHETTVNAIALGALTLMQHPEQIDVLLRDPGALLGVVEELLRFTSVSDYMVRMAKEDIEVGGETIKAGDAVLVSITLMNRDAKAYENPDVFDARRNARHHVGFGHGIHQCLGQNLARAELEIALGTLFARIPGLRLAVPLDEVPIKAGHDAQGPIELPVTW; translated from the coding sequence ATGACCGAGACCGAAATCCGCTTCACCGGGGCGTCGGCTCCGTCCTTCCCCCAGGACCGGACCTGCCCGTACCAGCCGCCGAAGGAGTACGCCCAGTGGCGGGGCGAGAGCCCGCTGACGCGGGTCACGCTGTTCGACGGCCGACCGGCATGGCTGATCACCGGGCATGCCGAGGGACGGGCGCTGCTCGTCGATCCCCGGCTGTCCTCCGACTGGGGCCACCCGGACTTCCCCGTCGTCGTCCAGCGCACCGAGGACCGCGGCGGGCTCGCCTTCCCGCTGATCGGCGTCGACGACCCCCTGCACGCCCGGCAGCGGCGCATGCTGATCCCCAGCTTCGGCGTCAAGCGCATGAACGCCATCCGTCCCAGGCTGCAGAGCCTCGTCGACCGGCTCCTGGACGACATGCTGGCGAAGGGGCCGGGCGCGGACCTGGTGTCGGCCTACGCCCTGCCGGTGCCCTCGATGGCGATCTGTGAGCTCCTCGGTGTCCCGTACGGCGACCACGACTTCTTCGAGGAGTGCTCGCGCGACTTCGTGGGCGCCGCGACGTCGGCGGACGCCGACGCGGCCTTCGGGAAGCTGTACACGTATCTGCACGGCCTGGTGCAGAAGAAGCAGGCCGAGCCCGAGGACGGCCTGCTGGACGAGCTGATCGCACGCCAGTTGGAGGAGGGCGAGCTGGACCACAACGAGGTGGTCATGATCGCGTTCGTCCTGCTGGTGGCCGGCCACGAGACCACCGTCAACGCGATCGCCCTCGGCGCCCTCACGCTCATGCAGCACCCCGAGCAGATCGACGTGCTGCTGCGCGACCCCGGTGCGCTCTTGGGAGTGGTCGAGGAACTGCTGCGGTTCACCTCCGTCTCCGACTACATGGTCCGGATGGCCAAGGAGGACATCGAGGTCGGCGGCGAGACCATCAAGGCCGGGGACGCGGTGCTGGTCTCCATCACGCTGATGAACCGCGACGCCAAGGCGTACGAGAACCCCGACGTTTTCGACGCCCGGCGCAACGCACGTCACCACGTCGGCTTCGGCCACGGCATCCATCAGTGCCTGGGGCAGAATCTCGCCCGCGCCGAGCTCGAGATCGCCCTTGGCACGCTCTTCGCCCGCATCCCGGGCCTGCGGCTGGCCGTACCCCTGGACGAGGTGCCCATCAAGGCCGGTCACGACGCCCAGGGCCCGATCGAACTCCCCGTCACCTGGTGA